Below is a window of Saccharomonospora viridis DSM 43017 DNA.
CCGCCGCAGGCGGAGTTCGGCGGCCTGCCGCACCCGACGATCCTCGCGGCGGCCGCGTTGCTCGGGGTCGACGACGTGTGGGCGGTCGGCGGCGCGCAGGCCGTGGCACTGCTGGCCTACGGCGGGACCGACACCGACGGCACGGAGCTGGAGCCGGTCGACATGGTGACCGGTCCGGGCAACATCTATCTGACCGCGGCCAAGCGGCTGCTGCGTGGATTGATCGGTATCGACTCCGAGGCCGGCCCCACCGAGATCGCGATCCTGGCCGACGACACCGCCGACCCCGCGCACGTGGCGGCCGATCTGATCAGCCAGGCCGAGCACGACACCTTGGCCGCGAGCGTGCTGGTCACGACGTCGGAGGCGTTGGCGGACGCGGTGGACGAGGAGTTGCGTCGTCGGGTGGCCGCCACCAAGCACACCGAGCGGGTGGAGCAGGCCCTGCGGGGCGCGCAGTCCGGCACCGTCCTGGTATCCACTGTGGACGACGGGTTGCGGGTGGTGGACGCCTACGCCGCCGAGCACCTGGCGATCCAGACCGCGAACGCGCGTGAGGTGGCCGCGCGGGTGCGCAACGCGGGTGCGATCTTCGTCGGCCCGTATTCCCCGGTGTCGCTCGGCGACTACTGCGCCGGTTCCAACCACGTACTGCCCACGGGCGGGTTCGCGCGGCATTCGTCGGGGCTGTCCGTGCAGAGCTTCCTGCGCGGTATCCACGTCGTCGACTACAACGAGCAGGCCCTGCGCGACGTGGCGGACAAGGTGGTGGCGCTGGCCAACGCCGAGGACCTGCCCGCACACGGCGAGGCCGTGATGGCGCGGACCGGACGACTTCCCGGGAGTGACGCGTGAGCGCCGACGACAGCAACGAGATCGACGAGATCATGTCCGTGACCCTCGACCAGCTGCCGCTGCGCGAGGACCTGCGGGGACGCAGCCCGTACGGTGCGCCGCAGCTGGACGTCCCGGTGCGGCTCAACACCAACGAGAACCCGTTCCCGCCGCCCGCCGAACTCGTGGACGACGTCGCGAGCGCGGTGCGGGAGGTGGCGCGGAACCTGAATCGCTACCCGGACCGGGACGCGATCGCGTTGCGGCGTGACCTCGCCGCCTATCTCACCTCGGCGACGGGGGTGCCGCTGACCGAACGGCACGTCTGGGCGGCCAACGGCTCCAACGAGATCCTGCAGCAACTGTTGCAGGCGTTCGGCGGCCCAGGGCGGTCGGCGCTGGGGTTCGAGCCGTCGTACTCGATGCACCCGATCATCTCGGCGGGGACGCGTACCGAGTGGGTGCCCACGCCGCGTCGGGACGATTTCACGCTCGACGCGGAGCGGGCCGCGGCGGTGGTGGCCGACCGTGCGCCCGACATCGTGTTCGTCACCAGCCCGAACAACCCGACCGGAGGCTCGGTCCCGCTCGAGGACCTGGAGGCGATCCTGCGGGCGGCGCCGGGGCTGGTCGTGGTCGACGAGGCGTACGCGGAGTTCTCCTCGCGGCCGAGCGCCGTGCATCTGCTGGCGAAGTTCCCGGCGAAGCTGGTGGTGTCGCGCACCATGAGCAAGGCGTTCGCGTTCGCGGGTGGGCGACTCGGATACCTGGCCGCGGCCCCGGCAGTGGTGGACGCACTGCAATTGGTGCGACTTCCCTATCACCTGTCTTCCCTGACACAGGCGGCGGCGCGCGCCGCTTTGCGGCATGCCGATGCGACGCTGCGGTCGGTGGCGACGTTGGCCGCCGAACGCGACCGTGTGGCGGAAGGGTTGCGTCAGCTCGGTTTCGAGCCGGTCCCCAGTGACGCCAACTTCATCCTCTTCGGACGGTTCGCCGATCCCACCGCGGCATGGAAGTCCTATCTGGACTCCGGTGTGTTGATCCGTGACATCGGTATCGCCGGACATCTGCGCGTGTCCATCGGCACGCCCGACGAGAACGACGCCTTCCTACAGGCGAGCAAGGAGGTCCCGCGGTGAGCCGCGTCGGCAAGGTCGAACGCACCACCAAGGAGTCGTCCATCCGGGTCGAACTCGACTTGGACGGCAGCGGACAGGTGGAGGTGTCCACCGGCGTCCCGTTCTACGATCACATGCTGCACTCCTTCGGCGTGCACGGCAGTCTCGATCTGCGGATCGAAGCGCAGGGCGACGTCCACATCGACGCGCACCACACCGTCGAGGACACGGCGATCGTGCTCGGTCAGGCGCTCCGTCAGGCCTTGGGCGACAAGAAGGGCATCCGCCGTTTCGGTGACGCGTGGATTCCCATGGACGAGACGTTGGCGCACGCGGCCATCGACGTCTCCGGGCGTCCGTACTGCGTGCACGTCGGTGAGCCCGAGCAGTTCAACACGTTCACCATCGGTGGCAACTATCCGTTCGTGCTGACCCGGCACGTGTTCGAATCGCTGTCGTTCCACGCGCAGATCGCCCTGCACGTGCGGGTGCTCCACGGCCGGGACCCGCACCACATCGCCGAGGCCCAGTACAAGGCGGTGGCTCGGGCGTTGCGGGAGGCCACGGAGCCGGACCCGAGGGCCGGGGGCATCCCGTCCACGAAGGGAGTGCTGTAGGTGTCGCGCGAGGTCGTGGCCCTACTGTTGTTCGGGCTGGCGGGTTTTCTGGCCGGTGGTGCCTTCAGCATGTGGAAGCGGACACGCGGTATGGCTGTAGCGCTCGGTGGCGCCGCCTTGCTGGCGGTCGGCGGCGCCACCGCCTGGCTGCTGTCCTAACGGGCGAGCGGTTCCAGTTCACGGTCGCCGTCGGAGCCGCCGTCGCCGCCCGTTCCCCGGGTGAGCTTCTCGCCCTCCACGTCCACGTTGGGCAGGACGCGGTCCAGCCAGCGAGGCAACCACCACGCGCTCCGGCCGAGCAACGACATCAGGGCGGGCACGATGGTCATCCGCACCACGAACGCGTCCACGGCCACCCCGAACGCGAGCGCGAATCCGATCGACTGGATGAGGACCGACTCGGCGAGGACGAAACCGGCGAACACGCTGATCATGATGAGCGCGGCGGCCACCACGACGCGTGAGCCGTGCTTGAAGCCGGTGATCATCGCCTCGTCGGGGGACCGACCGTGGACGTATTCCTCGCGCATGCGGGTCACCAAGAACACCTGGTAGTCCATGGCGAGGCCGAACAGCACACCGATCAGCAGGACGGGCAGCACGCTCATGACCGGCCCGGTGGCGTCGACGCCGAGCAGGTCGCCGAGCCAACCCCACTGGAACACGGCCACGACCGCGCCGAACGTGGCGCCGACGGAACCGAGGAAGCCCAGGGTCGCCGAAAGCGGCACGAGGACCGACCGGAACACGATCATCAGCAGGATGAACGCCAACCCGACGACCAGGGAGAGGTAGGGCAGCAGGGCGTCGGCCATCCGCTGGGAGATGTCGATGTCCATGGCGGTGGCACCGGTGACCGACATGGTGGCACCGGTGTCGGCTTCCAGCTGGCCGCTCAGCGCGCGGATGTCGGCGACGAGGTCCTCGGTCTCCTGGGTCTCCGGACCGGTCGAGGGGATCACGGTGAGCAATGCCGTGTCGTGTGCGCGGTTGAACTGGGGCGGCATGACCATGGCCACGTTGTCGAGCGCGTTGATGCGTTGCATCGCGGCCTGTGTCGCGCTCTGCGGGTCGTTCGCCGCGTCGAGCACGACGACGAGGGGACCGTTCAGGCCGGGGCCGAAGCTTTCGCTGATCAGGTCGTAGGCCTTGCGCTGTGTCGAATCGGGGGCGGCGGTGGCGTCGTTGGGCAGACCGAGTCGCATGTCCGCGGCGGGAACGGCCAACACCGCGAGACCGGCCACGGTCGCGAGCAACATCACGACACGCCGACGGGCGAGGAAGGAGGACCACCGCCAGCCCGCGGTCGGCCCGGGCCTCGCCGGACGGCGCAGACCCGGTATCCGGCCGCCGAGCACCTTGGTGCCCGCGAAGCCGAGGACGGCGGGCAGGAGCGTGACGGCGATGAGGACGGCGATGGCGACGGTGGCCGAGGCCGCCAGTCCCATCTGGCCGAGGATGGGGATGCCCACCACGGTGAGCCCGGCGAGCGCGATGATGACGGTCAGCCCGGCGAACACGACGGCCGAACCCGCGGTGCCCACGGCCGTGGCGGCGGCGTCCTCGGGGGCCGCCCCGCTTTCCAGTTCGGTGCGGTAACGGGACACGATGAACAGCGCGTAGTCGATGCCGACGGCGAGGCCGATCATCAGCGCGAGCACCGGGGTGTTGGCGTTGAGGTCGACGACCCCCGACAGGGCGGTGATGCCGGCCATGCCGATGCCGACGCCGATCAGCGCCGTGACCAGGGGGAGTCCGGCCGCGACCAGTGAACCGAATGTGACGATGAGCACGACGGCGGCGACGATCACGCCGATGCCTTCGGTGGGTTGGGTGACCGGGATGCCCTGCATGGCGTCCCCGCCGAACTCGACCGTCCAGCCCGCGTCGCGTGTGGACTGGGCGGCGGCTTGGAGCGCGTCCCGATCGGCGTCGGTGACCTCCGGCGAGGGCATCCGGTAGACGACCTGGATCAGGGCGAGCGAGCCGTCGGGTGCGATCGACTTCGTCTGGAACGGGTCGGTGACGGTGGCGACGTTCGGCGCTTCACCGAGGTTCTTGACGAGTCCGGCCACGATCTGCGGGTCGAGCTGCTGTCCCTCGGGTGGTGCGACGGCGACGTTCACCGAGCCCTTGCCGACCCCTGCTTCCGGGAACCTCTCCTCGAGGCGGTCGATGGCTTGCTGCGCCTCCGTGCCGGGGATGGTCACGGAGTTGGTGGTCTGCCCGGACATCGTGAGGGCGCCGATGCCGAAGACCACGAGCAGGAGCACCCACAGACTGGTGACCAGGCGGCGTCGCCGAAAGGACGCACGACCGAGTCGGGCGAGGAAGGTGGCCACGTCGAAAAGCTCCCAACGTGAAAGAGTTTCACTGACGTACAGCGCAATAAACTAGCCGATCGGCAAGTTTCTTTTAAGCCGATCGGCTAGTGGTGTGACCTGAAAAACAGTGGTTGAAACCGGCTGATGTGTTGTGGGTGAGTGGTGGTCGGTGGCGGGGTCCGGCGTAGGGTCGGAGTGTTTGGGAGGAGGAAGGATGAGTGGCGACACCGTTGCCGAGGACACCCGTTCCCGTTTACTGGCCACGGCGTTGAAGCTGTTCAGCGAACACGGTGTGGGGGGAACGTCACTGCAGATGATCGCCGACGAGCTCGGCGTGACGAAGGCGGCCGTCTACTACCACTTCAAGACGAAGGACGAGATCACCGAGGCCGTCGCCGCCCCGGCGTTGCAGGAGTTGATCGCCCGCATGGACGAGGCCGAGCGGCAGCGCACGCGCGGCTCGCAGATCGACCACGCGCTCGGCGGATTCGTCGATCTCATCGTGCGGTACCGGTCGCTCATCGCGTTGTTCAACAGCGATCCCGGCATCATGCGTGCCATCGAACGGTCACTGGACGGCGTGGAGACCTTCGCCGCACGGATGCGGAAGCTGCTCGTGGGACCGGACCCGGATCTGGCCACCACCCTCACCGCCAACGTCCTGCTCGCGGGCCTCGCGTTGGCCGGTGGTTCCTCCGAGCACGCCCACTTGGACGATGAGACGTTACGCACGCACCTGTTCGACATCGGCAGGCGCATGCTCGGTAGGCCGAAACGACGGCCGAAAACCGGAACGGGAGTGGCCGAGGAAGGGGCGTGAGCGATCCGACTCGTCGCTGATCCCGACCTCGGTCACATCCCGCTTTCGAAATTCACTCGGCAATGGGCGACATCGAATTGTCTTCGTCGCCGGTCATCAGTTGTCATCGTTCCAGTAAAGAATCCGGATCGGGTTCCACCGGAGGGAAGGGACTTCTTCTCGGTAGCGGTCCATCGGGGAAGTCACCACCCGGGGGAACGTAGATCACTTGAACATTACGCGCCCAGAAGAACAGCTGACGGGCGTTGGCCTTGAAGAACAAGAGGGTCAAATCGAATGGGTGCGAGGATGATGCCGATTATCACGCCCCGAAGCCCACGGGATTGCCCGTGTCGCCGTAGACCATGTAGAGGTTGTAACGGCTGTACCCCACACTGCGGAACCTGTGGACGAAGTTGCTGAGCACCCACGCGAAAGCGATGGTGAAAAGGATCAGCGACAGTGACAGGTCGACGAACATCGTGTAGAGGAGTCCCGTGAAATGGCTCGTGTCGCCGACGAGTGAGACGAGTTCCGGGATGAGTACTTCTTGAGTGAAGAGAAGCAGAAAGCAGATCATCACGTCGAAAAGCATGGCTTTTCGAACCTCAGACTTCTTGGCCAATCGCCATGTCTGTCCTGACATGATGTTCTCCCCCCGGAGAAAGTAGGAAACCGAAGTGGCGATCAGGGAATGGAATATGTCAATCCCCGGAATTCTTTTCTTGACTTTCTCTGCTCTTTTGGGGTGATTTGGTGATGCGGGAGAGGACGTGTGATCCGCGAGTGCGACTACGTAGGCGCAAGCACGACCGCGTCGGTTATGGACCGTCGGCTATGGACACGCGGGTTGCTCAGAGGCCGCCTTCTGATTTGGGTTTCAGGCCCGGGGCCCCGGGTCCCAGGGCGCCGATCCGGTCGTCCGGATTGTTGAGGGCGCACGTACGCAGTGACAAGCAGCCGCAGCCGACGCAGTCGGTGAGTTGGTCCCGCAGTCGTTGCAGCGCGTCGATTCGGGCATCGAGTTCGTCCCGCCACCTCCGGGACAGTCGTGCCCAATCGGCCTTCGTCGGTGCGTGGTCGTGGGGCAGGGCGGACAACGCCTCGCTGATCTGCTCCAATGTCAGACCGACTCGCTGGGCCGAGCGGATGAACGCGATCCGACGCAACACCGACCGCGGGTACCGCCGCTGATTACCCGACGTCCGCTCGGCGAAGATCAGGCCACGGTCCTCGTAGAACCGGAGCGCGGTATGGGGAACCCCGCTTCGTTGGGCCACCTGTCCGATGGTGAGGTAGTCGGCGAGCTTCGGCACACCGACACAGTACCTGAATCTCGACCATGGTCGAACTAAGGCATGGCGACGTGTTGCGGACGGGATGCCGCCTGTCGTGGGGCGACGCGTTGTCCGGGGTGCCTTTGCGGCGGTGTCGAACACCTCGTCCCGACGATCCTTCGGTCATGGACCCGGACGAGGTCCGAGCCCGCACAAGCCGTGCCGAGAAGCTCGGCCACGCTCCTTTCGTCCACACGCGACCTTCCGGAACCTGAGGACGGTGGGGGTCGCTCCGGTCGTCGGTGGTCGCCCGTGTGAGCCCGGTCGTCCACCCGGAGGGCGTGGCCGTGCCGGTCCGCGCTTTTCAGATGGCGTCCGTCAGGTCCCCGGCGAGGTCGCCGACCCGGGTGAGGGCGTCCTGCACCGTGAGCACGATGTCTCGGCAGGCCATGTTGACGACGTCGGCCGATCCATCGGTTTCGCCGATGAGGACCAGCCGGCTGGCTTCGGCGGCACTTCCCGCGATGGCTACGGCCTCTTCGGCGACTTTGTTGGTGATGCCCTCGCCTGCCTCCGCCACGCGAAGGCAGGCGTTCGTGCCCTCGTGTGTTCTGGTCGCGGTGTCGTAGTAGGAGCGCTGGGTCCGGGAGGCCTGGTCGGAGAATCTGTCGTAGCTCTCCCCCTCCCAGCCACGGCTGATCTCTGTGAAGCCCGCATCGAAGGCGTGCGACGCTTCCGCCAGCGCTTTGGCGGACTGGGCGAGTGATTCGGCCTGTGCGACGACAGCCGGGGGATCGCAGTCCGCATGTTGCAACGCCTGCACCGGGTCGGGAGCGCCGATGGCGGCCGCGGCCTCGGCGAGCAGGACGACTTCACCGGAATTGGCGGCCCGGTCCAGGCCGGGATGCTGAAAACCCATGGTTTCTCCCTGTTCTGATCCTCAGTCGTCCTGCGAGAGCCTGCCGTCCATGTCCTTTCCGAGTTCACCGATGGCGCCGTCGGCCTCCTCGTCGCTTCCCTGGTAGCTGTCGGCCGCCTCGCGGACCTTGCTGGCCAACACGGCGCTTTCCTCGCTGAGTTCCCCCATCTCCAGAGCCCGAGCCTCGACCAATCTCCGCCAGGCGTCGGCGACCGACCGTGCCTCGCCGGAGGGGCCGAAGGCCTCGGATGGGCCGAGAGCTTCCCGGGCTTTCCGGGAAGCCTGCTCGGCGGTGGCCGCCGCCTGGTCCAGCTGTCTGGCCCCCTGGTGCAGGAGCCCGGGTTCCACGGTGAACGGTGTTGACATGTCATCCTCCCCCCAGTGAGATGTCGATCCCCCAGTGAGATGTCGATTTCGGTTGTGGCGACCCGTTAGGACAGTGCCTCAGCCTGTGTCTGCGCGGCACGCGCGGCTTGGAGCATCGCCTCGGCGAGGTCGGTGAGGTTCGTGCGGGCCGCCAGGTCGGCGTTGATCGCCACCTCCTGCACCCGTCCCCGCGCGTCGACGACGACCTCGACGAGCCCCCAGTCGTCCTGTGCCTTGATGCGACGTTCGGAATTCTGTCTGTTTTGTCTGCGTTGGGCGAGAAGGCGACGGTCCACGCGCTCCGACTGCGCCAACAGGTCGTCGAGTGACGGCAGTTTCTTCTCGCTCATTCCTCTCCGACGGCGCTCGGTTACGCATGGTTCCCATGGACCGAGGGAAGTCTCGTGGAACGAGTGGGTAGTCTCCGGCGTCCGAGGGCTATGGCATGGGTGAGGGCGCGGGCGGAGGAACTGGCACATCGAGCGGAGCCGCCGTCGGCGAACGTGTTGGGCAGACATCAGCCGCGGTGGGTGCGTGCCGGAGGCGCACGGACCGCCGCCGGGAGGTCGGGTCGTCCGGACGCGGCGTCGTCCGAACGGTCCAAGGCCGCGAGGACGGTGAGGACATCGAGTACGGAACGTCGTCCGTCGGGTGGTGATCGTCCCACCCGCGCGGGAAGCCGCCTCACTCGGTGAACCGAGTGAGGCATACTCGGCGAAATGGAGCTGGTGACCCTCGACGACGTCCGTGCCGCCGGTGCTCGTATCGCCTCGGTCGTGGTGCGGACCCCGCTGCTGCCGTGTCCGTGGGTGAAGACCGGTCGCGATCGTTCGGCCGATGATCGGGGGTTGTGGCTCAAACCCGAGAATCTCCAACCCATCGGTGCTTTCAAGATCCGAGGTGCGCACAACGCGATCGCACGACTCGACGAGCAGGCCCGGGCGCGTGGGGTCGTGGCCTACTCCAGCGGTAACCACGCCCAAGCCGTCGCCCACGCGGCGGCCGCCGCGGGGATCACCGCGCACATCGTGATGCCGGCCTCTACGCCTCGGGTCAAGGTCGAGAACACGCGGTCCCACGGGGCCGAAGTCGTCCTGGTCGGCGACGACGAGCGTGAGGCGGTGGCGTACGAGATCGTCTCCGAACGCGGCGCGGTGTTGGTGCCGCCGTTCGACCACCCCGACGTCATCGCGGGACAGGGCACCATCGGCCTGGAGATCGTCGAGGACCTTCCCGAGGTCGACGTGGTGTTGGTGCCCGTCAGCGGCGGTGGACTCGCCTCAGGGGTCGCCACGGCCGTCACCGCGCTGCGTCCGAACGCCAAGGTGATCGGCGTCGAACCCGAACTGGCCTCCGACGCGAAGGAGAGCCTACGTGCGGGTAAGCGCGTGGACTGGCCGGTCGCGGACCGCTTCCGCACCATCGCCGACGGGCTGCGTTCCCAGCCGTCCGAACTCACGTTCGCCCATCTGCGGCGGCGGTTGCACGACATCGTCACGGTCACCGAGGACGAGATCCGCTCGGCGGTGGCGACACTGGCTCGGAAGGCCAGGCTCGTCGCCGAACCCAGTGGGGCGGTGGCGACGGCGGCCTACCTGTTCCACGGCGACGAACTCCCCGTCGGACGCACGGTGGCGGTGGTCTCCGGGGGTAACATCGACCCCGCGCTGCTGGCCGACGTGCTGGCCACCCCGGCCGGCGAGGAGGACTGAGCCGATGACCGAGCCGATGGTGTTCGGTGCCGAACACGTACGGCAGTACGAAAAAAGTGACGGTGAGCTCGGTTACCTCCGACACGGCGCGCCGATCCTCATCCTGACCACCACCGGTCGGAAGACGGGACGACCCCGTAAGGTGGCCTTGATCTTCCAAGAACACGAGGGGTGTTACGTCGTGGTCGCGTCCAACGGGGGCGCCGCCGACCACCCCGACTGGTACAAGAACCTCCGCGTCGACCCGGAGGTCCGGGTGCAGGTGAAGGCGGACCGGTTCGCCGCGCGTGCCAGAACGGCCACGGGTGAGGAGCGGGAGAGGTTGTGGCGGATCATGGCGGCCGTATTCCCCACGTACGACGAATACCGGCGGAGGACCGAACGGGAGATCCCGGTCGTGGTCCTGGAGCCGAAGCGCTGAGTCCGAGGCGGCCGCGGCCGAACCCGGCCGGGTGGCGTCGAGAGTGTCCGTGGGTGGTCATCCGACGCTTTCCCCGCCGGGGTCGAGGGTTCTGGTTCGGCCTGGCCATCGAGGTGCTCGCGCCGTTGTTGGCGGTGACGACGCGGTGGCGGATCGAGGGGGGCCGACACCTTCCTCGGCGGGGTGGGGTGCTCGTGGCGAGTAACCACCTGTCGTTCGCCGATCCCCTGGCGGTGACTTTGTTCACTCTCGCGGCGGGACGGGTGCCGCGTTTCTTCGCCAAGGCGGAGCTGTGGGACATGCCCGTGGTGAAGTGGGTGATGGCCTCCGGCGGACACATCCCGGTGCAACGGGGCAAGGCCAGCGCCTTGGACGCCTACCGGGACGGTGTGACGTCCGTGCGCGCGGGGGAGTGTGTGGTGGTGTTCCCCGAGGGCGGGTTCACCGAACGGCCCGACGGCTGGCCGAGCAAGGGCAAGACCGGACTGGCCCGTATGGCCCTGACCACGGGCGTTCCCGTCGTGCCTTTGGCATGCTGGGGAACACAGGAGCTGTTGCCGGTGGGGAGCTGGTTTCCCAGGGCGCACCGTCGTCCGGTGTTGCATCTGGTGGCGGGCCCACCCGTCGACCTGTCGGACCTGGTTTGCGAGCGACCGAGCGCGAGTCAGCTTCGGGAGGCCACGGACCGGATCATGGATGCCCTCACGGGACTGCTGTCGCACATCCGTGGCCAGGACCCACCGGCCGAGACCGGGAAGGCATAATCGCGGCCATGAGCGAACACTTCGACGTTGTGGTGCTGGGTGCGGGCCCCGGTGGATACACCGCCGCGGTTCGTGCGGCCCAGCTCGGGTACGACACCGCCGTCATCGAGGAACGCTACTGGGGCGGGGTGTGCCTCAACGTCGGGTGTATTCCGTCGAAGGCGTTGCTGCGCAACGCCGAACTCGCCCACCTGTTCACCCGCGAGGCGCGTACGTTCGGCATCCACGTCGACGGTGAGGTGACGTTCGACTACGGTGCCGCCTACCAGCGCAGTCGTAAGGTCGCCGACGGCCGGGTCAAGGGCATCCACTATCTGATGAAGAAGAACGCGATCACCGAGTTCCACGGTCGCGGTACCTTCACCAGTGATTCCTCGATCGACGTCGCCACGGCCGACGGCGTGGAGACGGTGACGTTCGACCACTGCATCATCGCGGCGGGCGCGTCGCCGAGACTGCTTCCGGGGACGTCCATCAGTGACCGGGTTGTCACCTACGAGCAGCAGATCCTGTCCTCCGAGTTGCCGGAGAGCATCGTCATCTGCGGCGCGGGGGCCATCGGGGTCGAGTTCGCCTACATCCTCCACAACTACGGCGTCAAGGTCACCATCGTCGAATTCATGGACCGCATGGTGCCCGCCGAGGACGAGGAGGTGTCGGCCGAACTGGCCCGGCGCTATCGCCGACTCGGCATCGACGTACTCACGTCCACGAAGGTGGAGTCCATCGACGAGTCGGGTGAGCAGGTCCGCGTCACCGTGTCCAGGGAGGGCGAGCAGCAAGTCCTCGAGGCCGACAAGGTGTTGCAGGCTATGGGCTTCGTCCCCAACGTGAAGGGCTACGGCCTGGAGAACACCGGTGTCGCGCTCACCGAGCGTGGCGCGATCGCGGTGGACGGCCGCTGTCGTACGAACGTGCCGCACATCTTCGCCATCGGCGACGTGACGGCCAAGCTCATGCTCGCCCACGCCGCCGAGGCGATGGGCATGGTCGCCGCCGAGACCATCGCGGGCGTGGAGACCATGGAACTGGACTACCGCATGATCCCGCGGGCGACGTACTGCCAGCCGCAGGTGGCGAGTTTCGGTCTCACCGAGGAACAGGCCAGGGCCGAGGGCTACGACGTGCAGGTGTCGAAGTTCCCGTTCACGGCCAACGGCAAGGCGCACGGTCTGGCCGATCCGGTGGGCTTCGTCAAGATCATCAGTGATGCCAAGTACGGCGAACTGTTGGGCGGCCATCTCATCGGCCCCGACGTCACCGAACTGCTGCCGGAACTCACGCTGGCGCAGCAATGGGATCTCACCGTGCACGAGGTGGCCCGCAACGTGCACGCTCACCCCACCCTCGGCGAGGCGGTCAAGGAAGCCATCCACGGCCTGGCCGGACACATGATCAATATGTGAGCGTCGACCGCTCATCGCCTGTCCGTGCTGCGGTGTGGGGCCGGTCGTGCAGGCCGGTCCCGACCGGGCGGAGCAACATCACCGTCCGAACGGGGTAGTCGCCGTCGCATGCGGGTGGGTAAAGATCACTACTGATCACGTGGTCTTCGTCCCCTAAGGTTTGCTTTTATGGCCGTCCCGCAATTCGCCCGGCTCCCCGTGTTTCTTATCGCCGGTGCCGCGATGGCGGTGCTCGTGGCTTTCGGTAATCGGTACGGCTACCACGGCGACGAGTTGTACTTCATCGCCGCGGGGAGACACCTCGCGTGGGGATATGCGGACCAGCCTCCGCTGTTGCCGCTGTTGGCGTTGCTGATGGACAGCCTGTTCCCCGACTCCGTCCTGGGATTCCGATTGCCCGCGGTGCTGTTCACCGGGGCGGGCATCGTCGTCGCGGGATTGACGGCACGGGAGTTGGGCGGTGGGACCCGGGCTCAGGTCATGACGGCGGGGGCGTACGCGTGCTCGCCGTTTCTGCTGGCCGGCGCGGGACACATCCTCGCCACGCACATGGTGGACGCGTTCTTGTGGACGGTCATCGTGTGGCTGGTGGTGCGCTGGGTCCGGATTCGCGACGACCGCGTGTTGTTGGCCGCGGCGCTCGTGACCGCATTGGACTTGCAGGTCAAGTTCCTCATCCCGGTCTTCTGGCTGATG
It encodes the following:
- the hisD gene encoding histidinol dehydrogenase yields the protein MLKRTDLRGRVPSPAQLRALLPRAEVDVDAVLHQVRPVVDAVRERGVDAVLDYTERFDAVRPDRVRVPAREMESALASLDPVVREALEESIARARAVHADQRREDVTTRVVDGGTVTERWVPVSRVGLYAPGGLAVYPSSVVMNVVPAQTAGVGSLVLCSPPQAEFGGLPHPTILAAAALLGVDDVWAVGGAQAVALLAYGGTDTDGTELEPVDMVTGPGNIYLTAAKRLLRGLIGIDSEAGPTEIAILADDTADPAHVAADLISQAEHDTLAASVLVTTSEALADAVDEELRRRVAATKHTERVEQALRGAQSGTVLVSTVDDGLRVVDAYAAEHLAIQTANAREVAARVRNAGAIFVGPYSPVSLGDYCAGSNHVLPTGGFARHSSGLSVQSFLRGIHVVDYNEQALRDVADKVVALANAEDLPAHGEAVMARTGRLPGSDA
- a CDS encoding histidinol-phosphate transaminase, producing MSVTLDQLPLREDLRGRSPYGAPQLDVPVRLNTNENPFPPPAELVDDVASAVREVARNLNRYPDRDAIALRRDLAAYLTSATGVPLTERHVWAANGSNEILQQLLQAFGGPGRSALGFEPSYSMHPIISAGTRTEWVPTPRRDDFTLDAERAAAVVADRAPDIVFVTSPNNPTGGSVPLEDLEAILRAAPGLVVVDEAYAEFSSRPSAVHLLAKFPAKLVVSRTMSKAFAFAGGRLGYLAAAPAVVDALQLVRLPYHLSSLTQAAARAALRHADATLRSVATLAAERDRVAEGLRQLGFEPVPSDANFILFGRFADPTAAWKSYLDSGVLIRDIGIAGHLRVSIGTPDENDAFLQASKEVPR
- the hisB gene encoding imidazoleglycerol-phosphate dehydratase HisB; translation: MSRVGKVERTTKESSIRVELDLDGSGQVEVSTGVPFYDHMLHSFGVHGSLDLRIEAQGDVHIDAHHTVEDTAIVLGQALRQALGDKKGIRRFGDAWIPMDETLAHAAIDVSGRPYCVHVGEPEQFNTFTIGGNYPFVLTRHVFESLSFHAQIALHVRVLHGRDPHHIAEAQYKAVARALREATEPDPRAGGIPSTKGVL
- a CDS encoding MMPL family transporter, coding for MATFLARLGRASFRRRRLVTSLWVLLLVVFGIGALTMSGQTTNSVTIPGTEAQQAIDRLEERFPEAGVGKGSVNVAVAPPEGQQLDPQIVAGLVKNLGEAPNVATVTDPFQTKSIAPDGSLALIQVVYRMPSPEVTDADRDALQAAAQSTRDAGWTVEFGGDAMQGIPVTQPTEGIGVIVAAVVLIVTFGSLVAAGLPLVTALIGVGIGMAGITALSGVVDLNANTPVLALMIGLAVGIDYALFIVSRYRTELESGAAPEDAAATAVGTAGSAVVFAGLTVIIALAGLTVVGIPILGQMGLAASATVAIAVLIAVTLLPAVLGFAGTKVLGGRIPGLRRPARPGPTAGWRWSSFLARRRVVMLLATVAGLAVLAVPAADMRLGLPNDATAAPDSTQRKAYDLISESFGPGLNGPLVVVLDAANDPQSATQAAMQRINALDNVAMVMPPQFNRAHDTALLTVIPSTGPETQETEDLVADIRALSGQLEADTGATMSVTGATAMDIDISQRMADALLPYLSLVVGLAFILLMIVFRSVLVPLSATLGFLGSVGATFGAVVAVFQWGWLGDLLGVDATGPVMSVLPVLLIGVLFGLAMDYQVFLVTRMREEYVHGRSPDEAMITGFKHGSRVVVAAALIMISVFAGFVLAESVLIQSIGFALAFGVAVDAFVVRMTIVPALMSLLGRSAWWLPRWLDRVLPNVDVEGEKLTRGTGGDGGSDGDRELEPLAR
- a CDS encoding TetR/AcrR family transcriptional regulator, which codes for MSGDTVAEDTRSRLLATALKLFSEHGVGGTSLQMIADELGVTKAAVYYHFKTKDEITEAVAAPALQELIARMDEAERQRTRGSQIDHALGGFVDLIVRYRSLIALFNSDPGIMRAIERSLDGVETFAARMRKLLVGPDPDLATTLTANVLLAGLALAGGSSEHAHLDDETLRTHLFDIGRRMLGRPKRRPKTGTGVAEEGA
- the soxR gene encoding redox-sensitive transcriptional activator SoxR, whose protein sequence is MPKLADYLTIGQVAQRSGVPHTALRFYEDRGLIFAERTSGNQRRYPRSVLRRIAFIRSAQRVGLTLEQISEALSALPHDHAPTKADWARLSRRWRDELDARIDALQRLRDQLTDCVGCGCLSLRTCALNNPDDRIGALGPGAPGLKPKSEGGL
- a CDS encoding type VII secretion target translates to MSTPFTVEPGLLHQGARQLDQAAATAEQASRKAREALGPSEAFGPSGEARSVADAWRRLVEARALEMGELSEESAVLASKVREAADSYQGSDEEADGAIGELGKDMDGRLSQDD
- a CDS encoding YbaB/EbfC family nucleoid-associated protein, producing the protein MSEKKLPSLDDLLAQSERVDRRLLAQRRQNRQNSERRIKAQDDWGLVEVVVDARGRVQEVAINADLAARTNLTDLAEAMLQAARAAQTQAEALS